The window ACTTTTCTTTCATGAGGTAATCTCCCACTcttttatcaagaaaaaaaaaaaaaaaagatttctctctcaattttggtttgactaaatCTTCTAGCCATTACTATCTCTTTAGTAATTAGGATGAACATGATGGTGATGTGGGTCCAGCTAGGTTTATCCTCAGTCTCCGCCTCTAAGTCTCATTCtctaattcaattatttgagtaataggaaatgcgtatagaaaaaaattcaaatatattACTTTTATCTTTaacatttaagattttaatttttatatcattagTACgctatgtacatatgataactaatagataatatgaaacaagtactacaaatattaaaaataacatccaaattttttttctgatttttttttttatagacgaataattcccaaatcagaattTGAATCCGAATTTTATTATCACCTCTTTTTTTAGCGATATTTGACTGAGTCATTGAATTAATAAAACGAATAATTCCGAATAATTCCCAGATCCAAATTAAATAACTATGGCTGGACCAAACCTGCCCTGAGCTCGAACAAAGCATGGGCTAAGATTTTTTACCCTAAGGGCAGGTTAAGTTGAAAAAGTTTGACTCTGAGTGAAGGTTGAACTAGGCCCAGGTTGAGGCCTTGGGCTGAACGCCGCTCCGCCTAGCCGGATCCTAATTTTAACATTGATTTATATAATGAGTTATAACTTGATTCTCTAAGTACATAACCTCACTTTGAAAACCCTAGCCTCTCTTTccacaaaaaagaaaaccctagagACCCTGTTGTCCGAAATCTCTCCCCCGCCACTCACCCTCACCATCACTGTTTTGTTGAGCTTGCAACCTCACAATCTTTGTTTTGAGAGACAAAAaaggaagaacagaagaagaccTCGCATTGAGATCTCTCCCCATCCCCGACTCTCTCGCCCAAAGTCTATTTCCCCAATCCCTCACCCTCACAGTCATGTTTAATTTGAGCTTGCAGCTTTGCACTAAGATCTCTCTCGATCCCCGACTATCTTGCCACTAAGATCTCTCTTAATCAGTAGCTCTATGTAAGTTGAAATCTTGCCTTTTTATCTTTAATGCATCGGCACTCCATTGAACATATCTTTGTTTTCTAGATTTGAATGGTTtgataataaagaaataaagcatCGAGATGAATAGATGTGAGTCAAGAATTGAATCCATCCCTTGTTCTATCTCTTAATTGAAaatgatttctttccttttaattaaaaaaaaaatctttaggtttcCTATTAAAACCCCTTGGGTCCATTATATTAAGGCATAAATCATTGTCTTTTGAATTTATGGTCCCTACATCTGGCACGTatcattagttttattttttgccAATCTCCTTTGCATCTTCTTACCAAAGATCCAATGAAGCCTTACAgtagtttttctttttgaacTCAATTATAGCTATTGTTATTTACAATCCCTAAGTTCTCGTCCTACTTGTCCTTCAATGCTCAAGGTAATATCTCAAAATTATAATCTTCGAAAAGAATCAAATCTAGAGCACAATTAGACTTGAACtgtactgatttttttttttctttttcataagtCGGGATGAGGTAAAAGGATTTGTGGTTGAAATTTTAAGAAACTAAGCCAACCTGACCTTGTTTCTTCCCATTCACTTATGACATGAGTTGTACCTTTCAATttctctttaagcttcaaggtcTAACTTCCAACCGACCAGACAAAACgttaaattccaaaattttcccATCCACCAAAAATTTAACAAGTTTCAGGCCCAGCACACTTTTCACACTCACTCTCTCACCAAATCAAACGTCGTTGTTGTCTCTTAAATCACAATTAAATGGCCTTGTCGTCCCTTAAATTCCAATTCAATGGTGTCCACTTCAAATTCATTTCATGTACTGCCAAAGAAAGTAGTAGAAATACATTTCATGTACTTCCACGTTTTTCCATTTCCTAAAAGCAGGCTTACTTGGTAAACCCAAATAAGTTGTCTAGTTATATAACCAATTCTCTTTGTTGGATTTCCATTTCAATTTTAGAttgatttcttaaaataaattaatagatAGATTTTAAgtcaataaattaaattaaggaCTAAGTTTTCCTAAGACCACAATCCATTCATCGTGTGGCATCAAGGTCACAAGGGGGGACGCAAGATCTCCAACCTTATGATCACCGCACTGCAAGGTCTAGGGAAACTTCTATAAATTAATTGTTTAATTGcatcaattgaaaaaaataaattattaataaaaaaattttcatttgataaattaaattttaatgaTAATTTGTCTCTTGTTTCCCTTCCCTTGTGCTTAATATATGATAATAAATAAGTTTGATTTGGTCTAAACTCACAGATGAGAGATGATAAACCTCAACGTTTCTCCCTGTCTCACCTCAACGAGTCAAGTCCTTCCCCTgttattaaaatatttttagcaTACCAAATCTGAGTTTCGAGATGGAAGTTGAATCTCTCCCCTCCCTAAAGTCTAAATCTTAAAGGTCAGAAGCTGTAAAGGCAGTAGAGCAGAGAATTTTAGCAGTAATGGCTCTTCCAGCTCTGAATTCCCcctctttgaatctctctctaatAACTCTCCTCCTTTCCCTGTACTACCCCAGCACATTTTCGAGGAGCCTCTAGATGGGTTATCGCTTCTGTTGCAAAGCAGAGTCTGCCATTGCCATTTGCGATCCCTGCAACTGGGCCCAAAAGAAGCAGCACCAGCAACACATAGGGAATAATGTACGGAAGTTCTTCTACGCTGAACTAGAGTCTGCCACCGGAGGTTTCTCTTCGCCCAACTTCCTTGGTAAAGGCAGCCATGGAACTGTTTACAGAGCGGCAATCGACGGCGGACAACTCATCGCCGCCGTAAAAAAGACAACAACCGCCGCCGCAACAGCTTTTGTTCAAAATCACAACAGCCCAGCAGAAAACGAGATCGAAATTCTCTCTAGAATCCGAAGCCACCACTTTGTGAATCTCTTGGGTTACTCTCGAGATCCCAAAGAGAAGAAACTACTACTGGTTGTGGAGCTCATGCCTAATGGTTCACTCTACGATCTCCTCCACTCCAGCCTTCGACCGCCCGGTTGGTCGAAACGAGTCCGGTTCGCACTTCAGACCGCAAAGGCGGTCGAGACCCTACACACCTCGAACCCGCCGGTTATTCACAGAGACATAAAATCCTCTAACGTCCTCCTCGACGGCAATTGGAACGCTAGGTTGGGTGATTTCGGGCTGGCGCTGAGAGGAAACGTGGAGGATGTAAGGATAAGACGTACGCCCCCGGCGGGCACGTTAGGCTACCTTGACCCTGGTTACATCACGCCGGAGAACCTCAGTAGCAAGAGCGATGTCTTCAGTTTTGGGATTCTACTGTTGGAGATCATCAGTGGCAGAAACGCCATTGATATGAACTATAGCCCTCCGTCGGTGGTTGATTGGGCTTTACCGATGATcggaaaaggaaatttcagcTCTCTTTATGATCCTCGGATTGGACCGCCAGGGGACTTGTCGGTGGTCCGGGAACTGGCGTTGTTGGCCTCTCGGTGTGTGGCGTTGGATGCAGAGAAGAGGCCGGACATGGCGGAGGTGGTGGGTTGTCTTAGATTTGTTTGCAAGAAAGTGAACTCGATCTCGCCGATTTGGATAAGTATTAGGCGGAGGATGGTGAAACCGGCGATGTCAATGGGTGCCCAAGTGTCTGATGCGGAGAGCTCTAGACATAGTAGTCGGAATTCTTCATCAATGAGGAGCAGCAGAAGAGTGGCGAGTGTTCAACCCAGTATGGATTCTAGGATTGAAATGAGTGGGACAGTGAGAAAGAGTGGGTGCCGGTCCAAATCGATTGGTTCTGTGACGGAGATGCAAATGGGGTCTGATGATGATTTCTTTGTCAGCCAGCAGCTTGCACTAGTTGGGAGACGATCCGGATTGGTTCTTAAGATGCGTTGTGAGAGATTGAACAAATCCAAATCATATGGGGGCAATGCAAGGCCTGCAAGCCACGCGCTTGGCACACAATGGTGAAAGCGGATTTGTGTTCAGCTGGTTAGGAATCCTTAATTACCTTCTGTAGTGTACTTATTCCCTAATGGGTGATTTTCATGTCTTTGTTGTTATTACATTAATAGATTTCTTTTAAAATCTTGTTCGTATCTGGGAAgccttgaattttgtttttagatTGGGAAGCATGAATTTAGTTCTCGGTATTGATATTGGAGAGGATGGTTGCATATTGATCACTTTTACCTTTTATTTCcttagaaaaatatattttttttattgttttacccctgaaacgatatgAATTATTGATCCAGATTGGTCAAGGATCGAAGATCGGAGATCAATTTCAACCGATACTAATACGATATGGCCAATACAAtattgatacttaaaaccatactAGGAAGCTTTGATTGGAGCTGATGGAATATGAGAAGCAGGGTTTAAGATTTTGGAATGGGTCTTAGGATGGGTAGTGATGATATTGATCAAATCCGGATCTGAATTGGCCTGTATCTGCCCGAAATTACCTTAGTAGTCACTATAAataaactttatttatttatttattttttttaaccttattACCTTTTGTGTGCACCATACCAATCCAACAAGGCCAATATCAATTCGGTACAATCGATTCAGGCTAATCCAATCCGATTATCGGAACCATTACGAGAAGCGTTCCATATCTTGTGTGACCCGTTAAAGAAGGGATTATTCATGGGCCAATATGGATCTACTGATTTGTGTTTCTTTGTGTCTCatactttttttattcatggaaCTGGGAACTAGTTCTATCATccatttctttctattttgaacCCAGGAAGCTGGCTAATATTACTGGGCACTAATTAGGCTGCATTTGATtatcattcaaaaaaaatttttttgacgTTTTTCCATTCTATAGGAACAAAAaaggaataaagtgtttgatgTCAAATTGGTGTTTTTCGaattttttagaataaaaaagagaaaaaaaaatgctaaaaacataaaatgatggaacgatgAAATCTTGTTCTAtcatttcaattttgttttaaaatacaaaaaagtgaacaactaggattatcgttcctgaaacagtttcatcaaacatcatttttttgttttaaaacgacattttgacacaaaaactgaaaatagtaTTTTAATACGAAACGTCACTTTTGAAGTTGAATGACTCTCAAACGCAGccttaatttgtttttcttaaTGAAACACTAATTAGTTTATGTTATTCGTTTATTTTCCACCTAGATGTTGAATCCTTTTACCAAGCTTCCTTGTTCCATGTTTCTAAGAATATAGATTTCATACATTCTCCAGGGATTCTGGATACCAAAGAACTCAAGAGACCACCAGAACAGATGTCAGAGCTCtatagagaagagaggaagaggtgTCAACTCTCAAGTGAGGCAAAAGGGAGGGGATATCCAAAGGAAGGGgtataaaggaaaagaaggggaaTGGATGATCTGATCCTCCAGTCATGGTTGGGCGGCGCTGCCCACCCAGGGAGGGTGGCAGCAGCTCATTGACCCAACAAGTGGGCCCACAAATGCAATGACCTTTTCAATCAGGTTCTGGTACTGATTCTGGGAGATGTGGCCGTTGGCCTTAGATAATTCATATATCgttgaaaataattttgaatgTATTTTTCAATGATGTAAATATCAACCACAACTTTAATTGTGATCACCGCCAAAAACTGTGTCCAAAGTCGTCAGATATTGACAatccatatatcattggaaagaaTTTTAAATGTTCTAAGCGGTGATACAATGATAAACCACAGATTTGGCCGCTAACACTAAAATCTGTCCCAAAGTAGATGGACCTTACAAAATTAGGGTttgatgaatgaatgtgttagaatttgtatttattttatcataattaagttttaaaataaggtttttcttttatgtgttttatgacttgtaatggtgtggGATCCTTAGGGTCAAGATAGTGGAAAATtatcaataacaccctatgagaaCCTT of the Macadamia integrifolia cultivar HAES 741 unplaced genomic scaffold, SCU_Mint_v3 scaffold944, whole genome shotgun sequence genome contains:
- the LOC122070546 gene encoding serine/threonine-protein kinase-like protein At3g51990, with product MGYRFCCKAESAIAICDPCNWAQKKQHQQHIGNNVRKFFYAELESATGGFSSPNFLGKGSHGTVYRAAIDGGQLIAAVKKTTTAAATAFVQNHNSPAENEIEILSRIRSHHFVNLLGYSRDPKEKKLLLVVELMPNGSLYDLLHSSLRPPGWSKRVRFALQTAKAVETLHTSNPPVIHRDIKSSNVLLDGNWNARLGDFGLALRGNVEDVRIRRTPPAGTLGYLDPGYITPENLSSKSDVFSFGILLLEIISGRNAIDMNYSPPSVVDWALPMIGKGNFSSLYDPRIGPPGDLSVVRELALLASRCVALDAEKRPDMAEVVGCLRFVCKKVNSISPIWISIRRRMVKPAMSMGAQVSDAESSRHSSRNSSSMRSSRRVASVQPSMDSRIEMSGTVRKSGCRSKSIGSVTEMQMGSDDDFFVSQQLALVGRRSGLVLKMRCERLNKSKSYGGNARPASHALGTQW